In one Calonectris borealis chromosome 23, bCalBor7.hap1.2, whole genome shotgun sequence genomic region, the following are encoded:
- the DNAJC16 gene encoding dnaJ homolog subfamily C member 16 isoform X3, which produces MGKVLDLVEADTIDQKSFLCFLDRGPLDDTSVASVASILLRVCPVLTKKPQMREEQILSNEEKRANFDRYGDAGESQGYSQHQHRQFHHFHEGFYFDESFFHFPFNSERRDTSDEKYLLHFSHYINEIVPDSFKKPYLIKITSDWCFSCIHIEPVWKEVAQELEALGVGIGVVHAGYERRLAHHLGAHSTPSLLGLINGKITFFHNAVIRENLRQFVENLLPGNLVEKITDKNYIRFLSNWKKENKPHVLLFDHMPVVPLLYKLIAFAYRDYLSFGYVYVGLRGTEKLSSQYNINVYTPTMMIFKEHIDRPADVVQARDMKKQLIDDFLSQNKFLMVARLTNQRLFQELCPVKKSHRQRKHCVILLTGEGDKFAEAYEAFLTFAVANTKDTLKFVHIYNDRQPEFADALLMDEEKYRGKSAVVILERRNNAGKIAYKTLEEAWQGSKEDNFILLDLLDQLRTDPGLLSSETVLADLNDELAPMFLIRWLYSMLDYISDCWDSLFHSNWREMMPLLSLLFSALFILFGTVIVQAFSDSSDTRDSPPSEKEETAAKTEKNDASFSKESNSRIPKKGFVEVTELTDINYNSNLVRLRPGHMNVVLILSNSTKTMLLQKFALEVYTFTGSSSLHFSFLSLDKHREWLEYLLEFAQDAAPIPNQYDKHFLERDYTGYVLALNGHKKYFCLFKPHRSGDEGGTLGSCEDYDSSLHTEARGKSSCSPGSRFIKNKLHKLSFWMERLLEGSLQRFYIPSWPALD; this is translated from the exons ATGGGAAAGGTGCTCGACCTTGTGGAGGCGGACACTATTGACCAGAAAAGTTTCCTCTGCTTTCTTGACAGAGGGCCGCTAGATGACACCAGTGTGGCCTCTGTTGCAAGTATTTTGCTACGGGTCTGCCCTGTTCTCACTAAAAAGCCTCAAATGAGGGAGGAGCAG ATTCTCTCCAACGAGGAAAAGAGGGCAAACTTTGATCGCTACGGAGATGCCGGGGAAAGCCAGGGCTACTCTCAGCACCAGCATCGCCAGTTCCACCACTTTCATGAAGGCTTCTATTTTGACGAGTCCTTCTTCCATTTCCCCTTTAATTCGGAGAGGCGTGACACCTCTGATGAGAAGTATTTGCTCCATTTTTCCCACTACATCAATGAAATCGTGCCAGATAGTTTCAAGAAACCTTACCTCATTAAAATAACCTCGGACTGGTGTTTCAGCTGCATCCACATTGAACCCGTGTGGAAGGAAGTCGCTCAGGAATTGGAGGCGCTGG GAGTGGGAATCGGAGTCGTTCATGCTGGGTACGAAAGGCGCCTCGCCCATCACCTCGGTGCACACAGCACACCCTCCCTACTAGGGCTCATTAACGGGAAAATAACCTTCTTCCACAACGCTGTCATTCGAGAAAACCTGCGGCAATTTGTAGAGAACCTTCTGCCGGGCAATCTCGTAGAAAAG ATTACAGATAAAAACTACATCCGCTTTCTCTCcaactggaagaaagaaaacaagccccACGTCCTTCTATTTGATCATATGCCAGTTGTGCCATTATTGTACAAG CTGATTGCCTTTGCGTACCGAGATTACTTGTCCTTTGGTTATGTGTACGTCGGACTCCGAGGCACTGAAAAGTTGTCCAGCCAGTACAACATCAACGTCTACACTCCTACCATGATGATCTTCAAGGAGCACATCGACAGGCCCGCTGACGTTGTGCAG GCACGAGATATGAAGAAGCAGCTCATTGACGACTTCCTTTCCCAGAATAAGTTCCTCATGGTGGCCAGACTCACGAACCAGAGGCTGTTCCAGGAGCTGTGTCCCGTGAAGAAGTCTCACCGTCAACGGAA GCACTGTGTGATCTTACTTACCGGAGAAGGCGATAAGTTTGCCGAGGCTTACGAGGCATTTTTGACTTTTGCTGTGGCCAACACAAAAGACACGCTGAAGTTTGTGCACATCTACAATGATCGGCAGCCGGAATTTGCAGACGCCTTGCTGATGGATGAGGAGAAGTATCGGGGAAAATCAGCT GTGGTCATTTTGGAGAGACGCAATAACGCAGGGAAGATTGCCTATAAAACCTTGGAGGAGGCCTGGCAAGGCAGCAAAGAGGACAACTTCATCCTCCTGGATCTCCTGGACCAGCTGAGGACGGACCCCGGCCTTCTCTCTTCAGAGACTGTCCTGGCAGACTTAAATGACGAACTCGCTCCC ATGTTCCTTATCCGATGGCTCTACTCCATGCTGGATTATATCTCGGACTGCTGGGACAGTTTGTTTCATAGTAACTG GCGAGAAATGATGCCGCTGCTGTCCCTGCTCTTCTCTGCGCTCTTCATTCTCTTTGGCACTGTTATTGTTCAGGCTTTCAG TGACTCGAGTGACACAAGGGACTCTCCTCCATCTGAGAAAGAAGAAACCGCTGCAAAGACCGAGAAGAACGATGCGAGCTTCAGCAAAGAGAGTAACAG CAGGATTCCCAAAAAGGGCTTCGTCGAGGTGACTGAGCTAACGGACATCAACTATAACAGCAACTTGGTACGCCTGAGGCCAGGTCACATGAACGTGGTCTTGATCCTGTCCAACTCGACCAAAACCATGCTCCTCCAGAAGTTTGCCCTGGAAGTCTACACGTTCACAGG GAGCAGCTCTCTTCATTTCTCCTTCCTCAGCCTGGACAAGCACCGAGAATGGCTGGAGTACCTGTTAGAGTTCGCGCAGGATGCGGCCCCCATCCCAAACCAGTACGACAAGCATTTCCTCGAGCGCGACTACACGGGCTACGTCCTGGCTCTGAACGGCCACAAGAAATACTTCTGCCTCTTTAAGCCTCACAGATCGGGGGATGAGGGGGGAACCCTGGGATCGTGCGAGGATTACGACTCCTCACTACACACGGAAGCCAGAGGGAAATCCTCCTGCAGCCCGGGATCTagattcattaaaaacaaattacacaAATTGTCCTTTTGGATGGAACGCCTCCTAGAGGGTTCCTTACAGAGGTTCTATATCCCCTCGTGGCCCGCGCTAGACTGA
- the DNAJC16 gene encoding dnaJ homolog subfamily C member 16 isoform X6 encodes MPVVPLLYKLIAFAYRDYLSFGYVYVGLRGTEKLSSQYNINVYTPTMMIFKEHIDRPADVVQARDMKKQLIDDFLSQNKFLMVARLTNQRLFQELCPVKKSHRQRKHCVILLTGEGDKFAEAYEAFLTFAVANTKDTLKFVHIYNDRQPEFADALLMDEEKYRGKSAVVILERRNNAGKIAYKTLEEAWQGSKEDNFILLDLLDQLRTDPGLLSSETVLADLNDELAPMFLIRWLYSMLDYISDCWDSLFHSNWREMMPLLSLLFSALFILFGTVIVQAFSDSSDTRDSPPSEKEETAAKTEKNDASFSKESNSRIPKKGFVEVTELTDINYNSNLVRLRPGHMNVVLILSNSTKTMLLQKFALEVYTFTGSSSLHFSFLSLDKHREWLEYLLEFAQDAAPIPNQYDKHFLERDYTGYVLALNGHKKYFCLFKPHRSGDEGGTLGSCEDYDSSLHTEARGKSSCSPGSRFIKNKLHKLSFWMERLLEGSLQRFYIPSWPALD; translated from the exons ATGCCAGTTGTGCCATTATTGTACAAG CTGATTGCCTTTGCGTACCGAGATTACTTGTCCTTTGGTTATGTGTACGTCGGACTCCGAGGCACTGAAAAGTTGTCCAGCCAGTACAACATCAACGTCTACACTCCTACCATGATGATCTTCAAGGAGCACATCGACAGGCCCGCTGACGTTGTGCAG GCACGAGATATGAAGAAGCAGCTCATTGACGACTTCCTTTCCCAGAATAAGTTCCTCATGGTGGCCAGACTCACGAACCAGAGGCTGTTCCAGGAGCTGTGTCCCGTGAAGAAGTCTCACCGTCAACGGAA GCACTGTGTGATCTTACTTACCGGAGAAGGCGATAAGTTTGCCGAGGCTTACGAGGCATTTTTGACTTTTGCTGTGGCCAACACAAAAGACACGCTGAAGTTTGTGCACATCTACAATGATCGGCAGCCGGAATTTGCAGACGCCTTGCTGATGGATGAGGAGAAGTATCGGGGAAAATCAGCT GTGGTCATTTTGGAGAGACGCAATAACGCAGGGAAGATTGCCTATAAAACCTTGGAGGAGGCCTGGCAAGGCAGCAAAGAGGACAACTTCATCCTCCTGGATCTCCTGGACCAGCTGAGGACGGACCCCGGCCTTCTCTCTTCAGAGACTGTCCTGGCAGACTTAAATGACGAACTCGCTCCC ATGTTCCTTATCCGATGGCTCTACTCCATGCTGGATTATATCTCGGACTGCTGGGACAGTTTGTTTCATAGTAACTG GCGAGAAATGATGCCGCTGCTGTCCCTGCTCTTCTCTGCGCTCTTCATTCTCTTTGGCACTGTTATTGTTCAGGCTTTCAG TGACTCGAGTGACACAAGGGACTCTCCTCCATCTGAGAAAGAAGAAACCGCTGCAAAGACCGAGAAGAACGATGCGAGCTTCAGCAAAGAGAGTAACAG CAGGATTCCCAAAAAGGGCTTCGTCGAGGTGACTGAGCTAACGGACATCAACTATAACAGCAACTTGGTACGCCTGAGGCCAGGTCACATGAACGTGGTCTTGATCCTGTCCAACTCGACCAAAACCATGCTCCTCCAGAAGTTTGCCCTGGAAGTCTACACGTTCACAGG GAGCAGCTCTCTTCATTTCTCCTTCCTCAGCCTGGACAAGCACCGAGAATGGCTGGAGTACCTGTTAGAGTTCGCGCAGGATGCGGCCCCCATCCCAAACCAGTACGACAAGCATTTCCTCGAGCGCGACTACACGGGCTACGTCCTGGCTCTGAACGGCCACAAGAAATACTTCTGCCTCTTTAAGCCTCACAGATCGGGGGATGAGGGGGGAACCCTGGGATCGTGCGAGGATTACGACTCCTCACTACACACGGAAGCCAGAGGGAAATCCTCCTGCAGCCCGGGATCTagattcattaaaaacaaattacacaAATTGTCCTTTTGGATGGAACGCCTCCTAGAGGGTTCCTTACAGAGGTTCTATATCCCCTCGTGGCCCGCGCTAGACTGA